The Acidobacteriota bacterium nucleotide sequence CGAACTCGATGGCTGGTCGCCGACGGACTCCGGGGACGAATCGGCGGAAGCCTTCGCCGCCCGGCCGGCCCTCGACCGCTGGATTCTGCTGCGCCTCGGGAGGCTGGTGCGGGAAACCACCGAGCACCTGGAGGGCTATCGCCTGGGCGAATCGGCGCGCGGCATCGAGACCTTTCTCGATGAGCTGACCAACTGGTACATCCGCCGCAGCCGCGACCGCTTCTGGGCCGCCTCGGCCGACGGTTCCGGGGAGACCGACGACCCTACCCGGGACGACAAGGACAGCGCGTACCGCACCCTCTACGAAGTGCTCGACACGCTGTCGCTCCTGATCGCGCCGTTCACCCCCTTTGTCGCCGACTACCTGCACGGCGTGCTGCGGCGCAGCCAGGGGGCGGGCGCCGAGAGCGTTCACCTGGAGCGCTGGCCGCGGGCCGCTGAGAATCGCCGCGACGACGATCTCGAAGGCGCCATGGCGGGCATTCAGCGGATCGTGCGGCTGGGCCATGCCGCCCGCAACTCGCACGGCTTCAAGACCCGCCAGCCCCTCGCCTCGGTCACTTTGGTGAGTGCCGATGCCGCGCTGCCGAAGCGCATCGCGCCGCACGAAGAGCTGCTCAAGGAGGAACTGAATGTGAAGCGGGTGGAATGGGCCGAGGATCGCTCGACCTACGTCCACCACGCAGTGCGACCGTTCTTCCCAAAGACCGGTCCGCGATTCGGCAAGCAGATGCGCGAGGTACAGCAGGCCCTGGCGGCGGCGGACGGCGACGATCTGGCGGCCCGCCTGGAGGCGGACGGACGGATCGAGGTGAACCTCTCCACCGGCCCTGCGACGCTCTCCTCCGAGGAAGTCGAAGTCCAGCTCATCGAACGCGAGGGTACCGCCACCCAGGGCGACCGGGATCTGCTGGTGGCCCTGGAAACCGCGCTGACGGACGACCTGATCGCCGAGGGCCTGGCCCGTGAGGTGGTCAGCCGCATTCAGACCGCCCGCAAGGAGGCCCGGCTCGACTATGCGGACCGCATTCGGGTGACCTTCCGCGCCGACGACGCCCTGCGGGCCGCCATCGAGACCCATCGTAAATGGATCGCCGGTGAGACCCTGGCGGTCGAGATCGAGGCCGCCTCCGAGGGAGACGACGTACAGCTCACCGAGGCGACGGTGGACTCCCACGCTTTCGCTTTCACCATCACACTCTCGCCCCCCGCCAAGCGCCAAGACAATTCAGGAGACTGACCATGGGTGGAATCTTCAAAGCCTACGACGTCCGGGGGCTCTACCCCGGCGAAATCAATGAGGAGATCGCCCGAAAGATCGGTCTCGCCTTCCAGTTCGTCTTGGACGACGACGACCTGGCGAACGGCCGCACGGTGGTGGTGAGCCGCGACATGCGCTCCCACAGCGAGGGGATCGCCGAGGCGCTGATCGAAGGCTTGCGCGCCGGCGGTTTCGACGTGGTGGACATCGGCCTGGCGACCACGCCGATGAACTATTTCGCCGTCGGCAGTTTGCAGGCCGCCGGCGGCATCCAGGTGACCGCCAGCCACAACCCGGCGCGCTACAACGGCCTGAAGTTTTCGAAGCGTGGCGCGCGGCCGGTCTCCGGCGACCACGGTATTCCACTGCTGGAGGAGAAGGTCACCAGCGGGGACCTACCCACCGCCAAGCAGCCTGGCCGTTTGAGCACCGGCGAGGTCACCGACGCCTATCGGCAGCACGTTCTCTCCTTTCTCGAAGAGGGCCGGCGCCTCAAGGTGGTAGTCGATGCGGCCAACGGCATGGGCGCCATCTACCGGCCGCTCCTCGAAGCGATGAACATCGAGCTGATCCCCCTCTACTTCGAACTCGACGGTTCCTTCCCGAATCATGAAGCGAACCCCCTGAAGGAAGAGAACCTGGAAGTCCTCAAGCAGGCAGTGGTGCGCGAAGGGGCGGACCTCGGCGTGTCCTTCGATGGCGACGCGGACCGCTCGGCGTTCATCGATGAGAATGGCCGCTCCATCGGCAGCGACCTGATCACCGCCCTGATCGGCGGCGAACTGCTGTCGAACCATCCCGGCAAGGCGGTGCTCTACGACCTGCGCTCCTCCCGGGCAGTGGCCGAGTACATCGAAGAATCGGGCGGCGTGCCGGTGCGCGAGCGGGTCGGCCACTCCTTCATGAAGGCCACCCTGCGCCTGCGCGACGGCGTCTTCGGCGGCGAGCTGGCCGGCCACTACTACTTCCGCGACACCAACTTCGCGGACTGCGCCGTGCTGGCGGTGGTGGAGATCCTGAACCTGCTGCGGCAGAGCGGCCAGACCCTTTCGGCCTTGGTCGAGCCCCTGCGGCGCTACCACAAGAGCCCCGAGATCAACTTCGAGGTGGACGACAAGGAAGGCCGCATGCAGGCTCTCGCCGAGCGCTACTCCGACGGCGAGATCGACTACCTGGACGGCATCACGGTGCAGTATCCGGACTGGTGGTTCAACGTGCGGCCGTCGAACACCGAGCCCTACCTGCGGTTGGTCTTGGAAGCCGAAACGGCGGAATCCCTGGCGGCCCACCGGGCGGTCCTCGAAGGGATGCTCGGCACCCTCGCCGAATAGCCCTGCTCGCTAGCGGCCTTTTTCCCCGCTCGGCTCGGACTCTCCGGCGGCGGGTTCGACGACCCGCAGGCGCCCCTGCTCGAGCGGTTCGATCGTCTGCCGGGCACCGGAGGGCCAGGTGACCTCGAGGCGCAGCGGCTTTTCGTTCGCCCCGACGCCGAAGTAAAGCGGCAGCAAGCTCTGGGACAAATAGCCGGACTTGCCGTCGTGCACCCGGAGCTGGTCACCCTTGTCGGTGACCAGCCTGACCCGGGCGCCGAGGCCGTCGCGATTCGAAACGGTGCCCTGGAGCTTCACTGCGAAGCGGAGCTTCGCCGCGGGCCTGCGCTGGGCCAGGTCGCTGACCAGCACCTGGGGCTCGGTGTTGAACTCGTTGGTGACGATGTCGAGATCGCCGTCGCCTTCCAGATCGAACACCACCGACGAACGTGAGCCGCGGGCGGCGATGACCCTCACCGGACCGGCGACGCCGGCACAATCCCGGTGCACCGCTGATCCTTCCGCCTCCGCCTGCTCGTCTTCCGCCGCCGGCTCCCCCCCGGTGGCGGAGTCCTCAGCCACCGGCGGATCTGGGCATTCGATCTCGAACCAGGGCTGCAGAAGTTCCGCACGAGGCTCCACGCCGAGCACGAACTCGGCATCGACGAAGCGCTGACCGCCCGCGTTGAGCAACACCGAGTTGATGCCGTAGCGGAACGGATAGTTCATGCTGGAGGTGATGAACACGTCCTGCCAGCCATCGGCGTTGAGATCCGCCACGCTCAGTCCCCAGGGCCAGTAGTTCTCGGCCCCCACCTCGTCCGAAACCTCACGAAAGGTACCGTCGGCGGTCCCCTGGAAGAGCGCGTTGCCGAGAATCGGCCCGTCTTCCTCGGCGGCCGGAGAGCCCGGCAGGGGCGTCATCTTCTGCTTTTCCTCCTCGGGATTCAGCTCGTACATCATGTCCGAATGCATGTCCGTGAGGAGGAGGTCGAGGTGACCGTCGCGATTCCAGTCGAACACCTTGATCCCCATGGTGCCGCCCGGCGTCCGGGGAAAGAACTTTGCCGTGCGGTCCGCGAAGAACCGGCCGCCGACGTTCTGGTAGAAGCGATCCGGACCCTGCATGTCGGCCACGTAGAGATCCTGGAAACCATCGCCGTCGAAGTCGGCGGGAGTCGCATCGCCGGTCCACGAGCGATCGACCAACAGCGCCGCTTTGGAGACGTTCTCGAAGCGACCGTTACCTAGATTGCGGTACAGAAAGCTGTCCTCGGACCGTTCCGGGTAGATGTTGCCCTTGAAGGCATCGTCGATGCCCCGGTACGCCCCTCCGCGGCCTTTCTCCTCGATGGTGTAGACACCGACGTTACTCAAGAAAAGGTCCAGCCAGCCGTCGTTGTCGTAGTCGAAGAAAGTCGCTCCGGAGGAATGCCCGGAGTAGGCCAGTCCGGCTTCCGCCGTGGCGTCCCGGAATACCCCTCGGCCATCGTTCAGGAAAAGCGCGTTGCCACCCCGCACGGTCGTCACGAAGAGGTCTGGGTCGCCGTCGTTGTCCACATCGGCGAACGAGGAGGTGACGCTGATGCGGTCGGCCAACGCCACCCCGGCGCGCGCCGTGATGTTCTCGAAGCGGCCGTCACCGAGATTGCGCCACAGTTCGTTGCTGCCGATCTGCGTCGTGAAGTAGATGTCGATGCGATCGTCGCCGTCGATGTCGGCGGCGGAGATACCGTTGCCGTGATCGTAGTGAACGGCCAGGTAGTGGAGGCCGGCGTCGTCGACGATCTGATGGCGAAAGGTAATACCGCTCTGCGCGAGCCGGTCTTCGAAACCGAAGCCGTGCTCCACCTGCCAGCTTCGCGCCGCGGCCCGCTGTTCGGCGGCTCGGGGGGCGAGGGACTCGAGCTTCATGTCCGCCGGCACCCGCACCTCGGTCACGCCCTCTGCCGCTTGGGCAAGAGAAGAGGGACTCATCGCGGCCGCCAGGAGAACGGCGGCAAGCGCCCCGGACCCTCTTCTAACGGACGCGGGTTTCCTGAAGCTTTTGGTGTTGATCATCCCTTGGGTCTCCGTTGGAAGCGATACGATTCGAGCATGACCCCGATTCGCCTCATTCTAGTGCTTCTCGCGTTGATCTCGGGCGCGACCTCGGTCTTGGCCCAAACGCCTGCCGGCGCCGATCTTGCGCGACAGGCCCTCGCCCGCGGCGAAGCAGGAGACCTGACCGGCGCCATCGAAGAACTGGAGGCGGCGCGCCGGTCCCCGGACGCTCCCGCGGCGGTACTCGATGCCCTCGGCTCGCTGTATCTGAAAGCGGGCCGGCCGGCGGACGCCCTGGAAGTCTTGAAGCCGCGAACGGCCATCGCCGATCCGGATCCGGTGGTGCTCGCCAACGCCGCCGGGGCCGCCCTCGCCCTCGGCGAAGATGACCAGGCCGAGGCCTTCTTGAGAAAGGCCATCGCCCGCGCCCCGATCTCACGGGCAGCGCTGATGTTGTGGGATCTGCGGACCCGGCAGGAGCGGCACCGCGAGGCGGCCGAGGTCTTGGCGCCGCTGGTCACCGAACCCGCCGCTTCGGAGATCGAGCGGCTCGATCCGGACCTGGCCGCCAAGGTGGCCCTCGGATTCGCCAAGGCTTCCCTCGCGACCGGCGCCTTCGGCGAGGCGATTCCCTCCCTCCAGCGCCGAACCCGGTTGCGGCCCGAGGACCAAGAGGGCTGGAGACTGCTCGGCGAATCGCTGCTCGAGGCGGAACGCTTCGACGAAGCCCGCGAGGCGCTGGCCGAGGCTCAGCGGTTGCAAGAGCAGCAGCGAAAGGAACAGCTCGCCGAGCGCGAGAACTCGCCCTATGCGGGCCTCGATCTCGACGGCTTGATGCGCCTCGCCGCCGAACGCCGCACCGCTGGCGACCTGGAAGGAGCGCTCGAGGCGGTGACCGAGGGCGTTCGGCTGGAGCCGCGCGACCCTCGCCCGCGGATGCTCCAGGTGCAGCTTCTACTGAGTCTGAACCGACCCGCTCAGGCGCTACCGCGGGCCGAGGCGATGGTCCAGGTGGTCGGTGAACACCCTTGGGCGATCTATCTGCGCGGCATGAGCCGCCTCGCCGCCGGAAATCCGACCCAAGGGGAAGCCGATCTGCGGCAGGTGCTGGAGGTCGCCCCGAATCACCTGCCGGCGATGAACGGCCTGGCCTCCCTCCTGCTTCAGCAAGGAGAAGTCGACCAGGCCGACCAGCTCACCCGGCGGGCGCTCGAACTGGCCCCCGACAACCCGCGCGCCCAGGCCAACGCCCAACAGATCGCCGAACGG carries:
- a CDS encoding phosphomannomutase/phosphoglucomutase; translated protein: MGGIFKAYDVRGLYPGEINEEIARKIGLAFQFVLDDDDLANGRTVVVSRDMRSHSEGIAEALIEGLRAGGFDVVDIGLATTPMNYFAVGSLQAAGGIQVTASHNPARYNGLKFSKRGARPVSGDHGIPLLEEKVTSGDLPTAKQPGRLSTGEVTDAYRQHVLSFLEEGRRLKVVVDAANGMGAIYRPLLEAMNIELIPLYFELDGSFPNHEANPLKEENLEVLKQAVVREGADLGVSFDGDADRSAFIDENGRSIGSDLITALIGGELLSNHPGKAVLYDLRSSRAVAEYIEESGGVPVRERVGHSFMKATLRLRDGVFGGELAGHYYFRDTNFADCAVLAVVEILNLLRQSGQTLSALVEPLRRYHKSPEINFEVDDKEGRMQALAERYSDGEIDYLDGITVQYPDWWFNVRPSNTEPYLRLVLEAETAESLAAHRAVLEGMLGTLAE
- a CDS encoding CRTAC1 family protein yields the protein MSPSSLAQAAEGVTEVRVPADMKLESLAPRAAEQRAAARSWQVEHGFGFEDRLAQSGITFRHQIVDDAGLHYLAVHYDHGNGISAADIDGDDRIDIYFTTQIGSNELWRNLGDGRFENITARAGVALADRISVTSSFADVDNDGDPDLFVTTVRGGNALFLNDGRGVFRDATAEAGLAYSGHSSGATFFDYDNDGWLDLFLSNVGVYTIEEKGRGGAYRGIDDAFKGNIYPERSEDSFLYRNLGNGRFENVSKAALLVDRSWTGDATPADFDGDGFQDLYVADMQGPDRFYQNVGGRFFADRTAKFFPRTPGGTMGIKVFDWNRDGHLDLLLTDMHSDMMYELNPEEEKQKMTPLPGSPAAEEDGPILGNALFQGTADGTFREVSDEVGAENYWPWGLSVADLNADGWQDVFITSSMNYPFRYGINSVLLNAGGQRFVDAEFVLGVEPRAELLQPWFEIECPDPPVAEDSATGGEPAAEDEQAEAEGSAVHRDCAGVAGPVRVIAARGSRSSVVFDLEGDGDLDIVTNEFNTEPQVLVSDLAQRRPAAKLRFAVKLQGTVSNRDGLGARVRLVTDKGDQLRVHDGKSGYLSQSLLPLYFGVGANEKPLRLEVTWPSGARQTIEPLEQGRLRVVEPAAGESEPSGEKGR
- a CDS encoding tetratricopeptide repeat protein, which codes for MTPIRLILVLLALISGATSVLAQTPAGADLARQALARGEAGDLTGAIEELEAARRSPDAPAAVLDALGSLYLKAGRPADALEVLKPRTAIADPDPVVLANAAGAALALGEDDQAEAFLRKAIARAPISRAALMLWDLRTRQERHREAAEVLAPLVTEPAASEIERLDPDLAAKVALGFAKASLATGAFGEAIPSLQRRTRLRPEDQEGWRLLGESLLEAERFDEAREALAEAQRLQEQQRKEQLAERENSPYAGLDLDGLMRLAAERRTAGDLEGALEAVTEGVRLEPRDPRPRMLQVQLLLSLNRPAQALPRAEAMVQVVGEHPWAIYLRGMSRLAAGNPTQGEADLRQVLEVAPNHLPAMNGLASLLLQQGEVDQADQLTRRALELAPDNPRAQANAQQIAERRAQ